The region TTCTTGAGATAACTTTTGGGCCGGCGCCGGAGTTGGAGAGCCGGGGCAGACTGTAAATCTGTTGGCTTTATTTTCTGCTCCTTGTACTGCAGTTTTAGCAGGGCAAGTTTCTGCTTCAGTGCCGGCAGGCCAAGTATCCTGTGCAGAAGGCCAAGTGGAAGCGGTGTTTTCCGCAGGCCAAGTTTCTGTTTTTGTGTTAGCTGGCCATGTTTGGCTTTGAGCAGCATAAACAGTAGTGCCTAAACCGATCATTAATAAAAATATCCAAAATTTTTTCATAAGAAATCCTCATCAAAATACAAAAGGTATCTTTATAGTATAACATAAAACGAAGCAAAAACAAGACCCTAAAATAGTAAAATACAGATATGAAATTTTATTGGGAACTTTTTTTTATTTTTTTTAAAATCGGCGCTTTTACTTTGGGCGGCGGATATGCCATGTTGCCTTTGATGGAGGCCGAATTGGTGAGCAAACATAAGTGGATCAGTAGAAAAGAATTTTTGGATATAACGGCTATGTCCCAATCAGCACCCGGTATTTTGGCGGTCAATATGGCTATTTTGTCCGGATACAAACTGCGCTCTTATTCGGGGGCAGCAGTCTGTGCATTGGGCGCGGTGCTGCCTTCTTTTGTCATTATTTTAATAATTGCTCTATTTTTTAAAAATTTTAGGCAAAACTTATGGGTAGAGCGTATTTTTGCCGGTATCCGTCCCGCGGTGGTGGCTTTGATTGCTGTGCCGGTATTTCGCTTAAGCCGTTCTGCCGGTATCACTTGGAAAAGTCTCTGGTGGCCTGTATTGTGCGCTTTGATGGTATGGCTGGGCAAAGTATCCCCTGTTTATGTGGTATTAGTAGCGGCAATAGGGGGATATGTTTTTTGTCGTGGGGGGAAGAAATGATTTATTGGCAAATTTTTAAGACTTTCTTTAAAATCGGCCTATTTAATTTTGGCGGCGGATACCCCATGATTTCTTTTATTCAAAATGAAGTAGTGTTGAAATATGGTTGGCTTTCCAATGGCGAATTTACCGATATTGTGGCCGTAAGCCAAATGACTCCGGGTCCGGTAGGAATTAATATGGCTACTTACACCGGATATGCCGCCACTGATACCGTGTGGGGTGCTTTTTTAGCCACATTTGCCGTATGTCTTCCTTCTTTTATTGTCATGATTTTAGTGGCTCGCTATTTTTTGAAATATCAGGATAAACCTGCCGTACAGGCCGTATTTAAAGGGCTTCGTCCTGCTATTATAGGGTTAATTGCTGCTGCTGCCTTAGTCTTATGCGACGGGCAAAATTTTATAGATAACAAAAGTTATCTGATTTTTATTATTTCTTTTCGTCTGCTTCTGCGTTTTAAACTGCACCCGATAGGGCTGATTTGTTTGGCCGGCATAACGGGAATCATATTTTATTAATCCTCAAAATATATTGTGAAATTTTTGTCGTCGTGTAAAAAGTTAGGCAAACCTAAAAATATTTGTTAGTTTGGCCTAACTTTTGGTATAATATGTAATTAAAAGGAGAAAAAGATGAAAAGAATTTACATGAATATATTGTTGGGTTTTATTGTCATTACAACCCCTGCTTATTTGACGGCAAACGAAAACCAAACCCCCTTGTTAACTAAAGTTTATGCTCAAGTGGAGCGCGCTTCTGCTCAAGCGGCTCAAGAAAAACGAAAGGAAGATGAAAGAAAGAATGGATATGTTTCTGTTGTGTGGTCTGTGCAAAAAGCCAAACAATATCGCATCAGACGTTTTGGAGGTTTAGGCGGAGGCAAGATGAAACTCGGTTGGGGGGCTGCTAGGCAAGAAAAACGAAGATGTTTGGGGGAGATTATAGAAAACAGAGGGGTAGTGGTAGAAAAAGACTGCATTTTGCCGGAGAATTATCAAGATAAAAGTTTTTCGTTGATTTCGGCTCAAGTGCAACACAAAGAAACCGGAAAAATTGTACGTTTAGGGAAGTTGAAGCGTCATGCAAACAAGCAAAATCTAAGAGTTTTTTTGTTTGAAAACTAAAGAAAATTTGTCATGGAGTAGAGGCGTTGGCGCGTTGGCGCATGGGATCTGCGCCTCTCCTAAGAATATGCCGCACTCTTTTCAGGGGGGTGCGGCATTTTTATTCTGCCGGTTTTTCTTCCTGCGCAATGTATTTTAAATCCAAATTGGCAAATATAGCCCCACGATTGTCATTAAGCCACTTGCGGCTATTTTTATATTCGGGGCAGAATTGAGCCACCAACTGCCAATATTCCGTACCGTGATTCATGTGTACTAAGTGGGAAAGTTCGTGTATGATTAGATAATCTCTAATAGCCTCAGGCATCTTAATAATGCGGTAAGTATAATTGATGTTTTTTTTGGCAGAGCAACTGGCCCAAAGCGTTTGTTGGTCTTTTACGACAATATTATTATATTCAACACCCATTTTTTGGGCCCACTGAGCCGTTTTGGCACGCAATACTTCGGCTGCTTTCTCTTTTAGCCATTTTTCCGCCATAGCATTGACGTCTGTTTGCGGATTCTGGATATAAATATCAAACGAATCCCCGGCGAAATCAACCCCTTCTTCTTGGTCGGGAGTTAAGTGAATGCGAACCGGCAATAAACGGCCTTGATACAGGATTTTACCGGATTCGGTTTCCGCATTGTCAGACGTAGTGCCAAAAACTTCCGGCAAGTCTTTTTTTAGCCGTTCAATAAATAATTTTACATCACTGATAACGCTTTGAGTATCGCTCATATTTTTATTATAGCAATTTCATTTTTCGGACGGAAAAACAATCTTGTAGTTTTGAAGGGAATATTTATACAATAATCCTATATCAGGAGGCCATGTTGTGACTTTAGATACCCTCAAGAAAACGCCCTTGTGGCAGGCTTGCGAAAAAGCAGGCGGAAAGATGGTGGATTTCCACGGGTGGTACTTGCCCGTGCAGTTTAACAGTATTATTGCCGAGCATAAAGCCGTACGTGAAAAAGCGGGAATGTTTGACGTGTCTCACATGGGGCAAGTATTTGTAGAAGGCCCTGATGCTTGGGCTTTTTTGCAATACATCGGCACCAATAATATCAAAAATACTCCTCCTTGCGGCACTTATTTTCATATTACCAATGAACAAGGTTGTATTATTGATGATGCTATTTCGTTTTGTTTAACGTCCGAAAAATTTTTAGTGGTAGTCAATGCCGCTTGTATTGATACGGATGTGGCTTGGTTTGAAAAACATGCCGCTAAATTTAATGTTAAAATCACCAATGACAGTGCCCGTTGGGGTATGATAGCCTTACAAGGTCCTGAAGCGGTTTGCCATGCGGAAAAGTTAATTGCCGGTGTGGAGGCTATGCCGCGTTTTACCATTAAAGAGGTGGAACTTTTCGGTGCAAACGGCTACGTGACGCGTACCGGCTATACCGGAGAAGACGGTGTAGAAATAATGTTGCCGCAGGACCATATTGTAAAAGTGTGGGATTGTTTGCTTCAAGACGGGGTCCTTCCCTGCGGATTGGGTGCCAGAGACGTGTTGCGTTTGGAAGCGG is a window of Elusimicrobiaceae bacterium DNA encoding:
- a CDS encoding chromate transporter, producing MKFYWELFFIFFKIGAFTLGGGYAMLPLMEAELVSKHKWISRKEFLDITAMSQSAPGILAVNMAILSGYKLRSYSGAAVCALGAVLPSFVIILIIALFFKNFRQNLWVERIFAGIRPAVVALIAVPVFRLSRSAGITWKSLWWPVLCALMVWLGKVSPVYVVLVAAIGGYVFCRGGKK
- a CDS encoding chromate transporter — protein: MIYWQIFKTFFKIGLFNFGGGYPMISFIQNEVVLKYGWLSNGEFTDIVAVSQMTPGPVGINMATYTGYAATDTVWGAFLATFAVCLPSFIVMILVARYFLKYQDKPAVQAVFKGLRPAIIGLIAAAALVLCDGQNFIDNKSYLIFIISFRLLLRFKLHPIGLICLAGITGIIFY
- a CDS encoding M48 family metallopeptidase — its product is MSDTQSVISDVKLFIERLKKDLPEVFGTTSDNAETESGKILYQGRLLPVRIHLTPDQEEGVDFAGDSFDIYIQNPQTDVNAMAEKWLKEKAAEVLRAKTAQWAQKMGVEYNNIVVKDQQTLWASCSAKKNINYTYRIIKMPEAIRDYLIIHELSHLVHMNHGTEYWQLVAQFCPEYKNSRKWLNDNRGAIFANLDLKYIAQEEKPAE
- the gcvT gene encoding glycine cleavage system aminomethyltransferase GcvT, yielding MTLDTLKKTPLWQACEKAGGKMVDFHGWYLPVQFNSIIAEHKAVREKAGMFDVSHMGQVFVEGPDAWAFLQYIGTNNIKNTPPCGTYFHITNEQGCIIDDAISFCLTSEKFLVVVNAACIDTDVAWFEKHAAKFNVKITNDSARWGMIALQGPEAVCHAEKLIAGVEAMPRFTIKEVELFGANGYVTRTGYTGEDGVEIMLPQDHIVKVWDCLLQDGVLPCGLGARDVLRLEAGYLLNGVDAEGTQTSYEAGCGWVVKLSKENFVGKAALEAQKAAGLSKRLTGFVLTGAGVPRGGCKIWQNGAEIGYLTSGTYSPLFKGIAVGYAPADLAEGAEVEIEVHGRKIPAKKVKTPFYKNRV